One genomic segment of Streptococcus salivarius includes these proteins:
- a CDS encoding type I toxin-antitoxin system Fst family toxin: MMDLLFKTIIGPIVVGVILRLIDKWLNKDR, from the coding sequence ATGATGGATTTACTATTCAAAACTATCATCGGACCTATTGTGGTCGGTGTTATCCTTCGTCTGATCGACAAGTGGTTAAACAAGGATAGATAG
- a CDS encoding ABC transporter ATP-binding protein has translation MTTLKLDKIYKKYPNATHYSVEDFSIDIKDKEFIVFVGPSGCGKSTTLRMVAGLEEITEGKLYIDGEVVNDKSPKDRDIAMVFQNYALYPHMTVYENMAFGLKLRKYKKDDIDKRVREAAASLGLTEFLDRKPADLSGGQRQRVAMGRAIVRDAKVFLMDEPLSNLDAKLRVTMRAEIAKITRNIGATTIYVTHDQTEAMTLADRIVIMSSTKNPDGSGTIGRIEQIGTPQELYNEPANKFVAGFIGSPAMNFFNVKVDGNRITNSEGLDIAISEGQAKILKETGYQGKEVIFGIRPEDVSSRPIVQEVYPDANVDAEVVVSELLGAETMLYLKLGETEFAARVDARDFHNPGEKVNLTFNVAKGHFFDAETEKRISL, from the coding sequence GTCGAAGATTTCAGTATCGATATCAAAGACAAGGAATTCATCGTTTTCGTAGGTCCTTCAGGATGTGGTAAATCAACAACTCTCCGTATGGTTGCTGGTCTCGAAGAAATCACAGAAGGTAAACTCTATATCGATGGTGAAGTGGTTAATGACAAATCACCAAAAGATCGTGACATTGCCATGGTATTCCAAAACTACGCACTTTACCCTCACATGACTGTTTATGAAAATATGGCCTTTGGTCTTAAACTTCGTAAATATAAAAAAGACGATATCGACAAACGTGTCCGTGAAGCTGCTGCCAGCCTTGGTTTGACAGAGTTCTTAGATCGTAAGCCTGCAGACCTATCTGGTGGTCAACGTCAACGTGTAGCTATGGGACGTGCCATCGTTCGTGATGCTAAAGTCTTCCTCATGGATGAACCTCTCTCAAACTTGGATGCTAAGCTTCGTGTGACCATGCGTGCTGAAATTGCTAAAATTACTCGTAATATTGGCGCAACAACCATCTACGTAACCCACGACCAAACAGAAGCTATGACTCTTGCTGACCGTATCGTTATCATGAGTTCTACTAAAAACCCTGATGGTTCTGGTACTATCGGTCGTATCGAACAAATTGGTACCCCTCAAGAACTTTATAATGAGCCAGCCAATAAATTTGTTGCCGGATTCATCGGAAGTCCTGCTATGAACTTCTTCAATGTCAAAGTTGATGGCAACCGTATCACTAACTCTGAAGGTTTGGATATTGCAATCTCTGAAGGTCAAGCTAAAATCTTGAAAGAAACTGGTTATCAAGGCAAGGAAGTTATCTTTGGTATCCGTCCTGAAGATGTTTCAAGCCGTCCAATCGTTCAAGAAGTCTATCCAGATGCCAATGTAGATGCTGAAGTCGTCGTTTCAGAGCTTCTTGGTGCAGAAACAATGCTCTACCTAAAACTTGGAGAAACTGAGTTTGCTGCCCGTGTTGATGCGCGTGACTTCCATAATCCAGGTGAAAAAGTTAACCTTACTTTCAACGTTGCTAAAGGTCACTTCTTCGACGCTGAAACAGAAAAACGTATCAGTTTGTAA
- the tatC gene encoding twin-arginine translocase subunit TatC: MARSKDEMTIVEHLVEFRRRFIAVVICFFLVFCITLLFAGELYAYLTRGFDKPLLVLGPNDILWIYINLASLMAFTVTLPFTTYQIWQFVKPGLRDNEARAIFAYIPATFVCFVLGLAFGYYFVSPAILEVLLKLGEELFDTQITAQNYLIFLLHTTVPLAVLFELPVVVSFLTSIGILTPEFLTRYRRYAYFVLLVLAVILTPADFISDLAMTAPLILLYEVSVTLSKLIYKRKQRKYKDK, from the coding sequence ATGGCAAGAAGTAAGGACGAGATGACCATTGTTGAGCATCTGGTGGAATTTCGAAGACGTTTTATTGCAGTAGTGATTTGCTTTTTCCTAGTTTTCTGTATCACTCTGTTGTTTGCCGGAGAGCTCTATGCTTATCTGACTAGAGGATTTGATAAGCCCTTATTGGTTCTAGGACCTAACGATATTCTCTGGATTTACATTAACTTAGCCAGCCTTATGGCTTTTACAGTCACTTTGCCTTTTACCACCTACCAGATTTGGCAGTTTGTGAAACCTGGTTTGAGGGACAATGAAGCGCGTGCCATTTTTGCCTATATTCCAGCAACTTTTGTCTGTTTTGTATTGGGTTTGGCCTTTGGTTATTATTTTGTTAGTCCAGCTATCTTAGAAGTGCTTTTAAAACTAGGTGAAGAGCTCTTTGATACACAAATTACAGCACAAAACTACCTTATTTTTTTACTGCATACGACAGTGCCTTTAGCAGTTCTCTTTGAACTTCCCGTAGTTGTTAGTTTCCTAACCTCTATAGGTATATTGACACCAGAATTTCTGACACGCTATAGACGCTATGCTTACTTTGTTCTCTTAGTTTTGGCGGTCATTCTGACACCAGCTGACTTTATCAGTGACCTAGCTATGACTGCTCCCTTAATCTTGCTTTATGAAGTTAGCGTAACTCTTAGTAAGCTCATTTATAAACGTAAACAAAGAAAATATAAAGATAAATAG
- a CDS encoding twin-arginine translocase TatA/TatE family subunit, with translation MGILRDIGAPGLTIIVLGALLIFGPKRLPELGQSIGKMLAEFKAAVNKTDNDKKDEEDKTKD, from the coding sequence ATGGGAATTCTACGTGATATCGGAGCTCCAGGACTTACCATTATCGTCCTAGGTGCCCTCCTCATCTTTGGTCCTAAACGCTTGCCAGAACTCGGACAATCTATCGGTAAAATGCTAGCCGAGTTTAAAGCAGCCGTAAATAAGACAGATAATGATAAAAAAGACGAAGAAGACAAGACTAAAGACTAA